From the genome of Gloeocapsopsis sp. IPPAS B-1203, one region includes:
- a CDS encoding sugar phosphate nucleotidyltransferase: MKAVILAGGLGTRISEETTIKPKPMVEIGGKPILWHIMK, from the coding sequence AAAGCGGTAATACTGGCAGGGGGACTAGGAACGCGGATAAGTGAAGAGACAACAATCAAACCAAAACCAATGGTAGAGATTGGGGGAAAACCGATACTGTGGCACATTATGAAA